A window of Saccharomyces paradoxus chromosome XIII, complete sequence contains these coding sequences:
- the MRPL3 gene encoding mitochondrial 54S ribosomal protein mL44 (Mitochondrial ribosomal protein of the large subunit~similar to YMR024W), whose amino-acid sequence MKPFPNSTWHWSRTVRPFSQYLSSTCFLQQSSRFTSKRYLHLSTSKQQQKRFLPESELAKYKEYYQGLKSTVNELPESVASKSPSLRTLHKRLQLPNELTYSTLSRCLTCPSAKLPDKINNPAKGAAFINTVPTNKYLDNHGLNIMGKNLLSYHVTKSIIQKYPRLPTVVLNAAVNAYISEAVLAHIAKYWGIEVEATSILSRYLKMEPFEFTLGRLKFFNNSLDSKDGIELITGKNFSEMSALAMSVRSIIAAIWAVTEQKDSQAVYRFIDDHIMSRKLDITKMFQFEQPTRELAMLCRREGLEKPVSKLVAESGRLSKSPVFIVHVFSGEETLGEGYGSSLKEAKGRAATDALMKWYCYEPLAQQEPVVDPGTVVV is encoded by the coding sequence ATGAAACCGTTTCCAAACAGTACGTGGCATTGGAGCCGAACCGTAAGACCATTCTCACAGTATTTGTCTAGCACTTGCTTTCTGCAGCAATCCTCGAGATTCACCTCGAAACGATACCTACACCTTTCAACGTCgaaacaacaacaaaagcGCTTCTTACCCGAATCTGAGCTTGCTAAATATAAAGAATACTACCAAGGTTTGAAGAGCACGGTAAACGAATTACCTGAATCAGTGGCCTCCAAGTCACCTTCATTAAGAACGCTCCACAAGAGATTACAATTACCCAATGAGTTGACCTATTCAACACTTTCCAGATGCTTGACGTGTCCCTCTGCAAAACTGCCCGACAAGATAAATAATCCAGCAAAAGGTGCAGCTTTCATCAATACTGTACCTACTAATAAATACTTGGACAATCACGGTTTAAACATCATGGGGAAGAACTTGCTCTCTTACCACGTTACAAAATCCATTATACAGAAATATCCGAGACTACCCACCGTGGTTTTGAATGCCGCGGTTAATGCATACATATCAGAGGCCGTACTGGCCCACATTGCTAAGTACTGGGGTATTGAAGTAGAAGCCACGTCTATTTTATCGCGCTATTTGAAAATGGAGCCATTTGAATTCACTTTGGGAAGGCTCAAATTCTTTAATAATTCGTTAGATTCCAAGGACGGCATTGAACTAATTACCGggaagaatttttcagagaTGAGCGCCCTTGCAATGAGTGTGAGGAGTATAATAGCTGCCATTTGGGCAGTAACGGAGCAGAAAGACTCCCAGGCGGTTTACAGATTTATTGATGATCATATAATGAGTAGGAAATTGGATATCACGAAAATGTTCCAGTTTGAACAGCCTACAAGGGAATTGGCCATGCTATGTCGCAGAGAAGGGCTGGAGAAACCTGTATCGAAACTAGTCGCTGAGTCTGGTAGACTATCCAAATCGCCTGTCTTTATTGTACATGTGTTTTCAGGCGAAGAAACTTTAGGGGAAGGTTACGGTTCCTCATTAAAGGAGGCAAAAGGGAGAGCCGCTACTGATGCTTTGATGAAGTGGTATTGCTACGAGCCTCTTGCGCAACAGGAGCCAGTAGTTGATCCTGGCACTGTTGTTGTTTAG